DNA from Drosophila busckii strain San Diego stock center, stock number 13000-0081.31 chromosome 2R, ASM1175060v1, whole genome shotgun sequence:
AACAAGGCCGAGTTGCATGGCAATCTAAATATATTTCGTGGTGTGCGCAACAAACTTTTTGATAAGCGCATTGTTGTGGCAAGTTTGATAGCGCATAGCTAATAGCATAGCATACTAATGGGCGTCAAAACACTTGCAGGTTGATGAGGTTATTACCGATGTAACTGGCGAAGCCATGTCGCTGTTTTTCTTGCAGAACAAAAAgatcatacgccgcgttgccGACATATACAAGGCCCAGCAGTTTGTGGACAAGCGTCCGTTGTGGAAGATTCTAAGAGATCAGGGTAAGTGCGATATACTCAGCATACCCGATGAGGGTGAAGTGCTGCTGTCGCCCTTGGAGCGCGCACGCAGAAGTCGCGCCTTCAATGTAATACATCAGAATTATTTAAACGATTCCTGGTGCGATGTGCTATTTATGAAGCAACTGCGCAAAAACCAATCCCTGCTGCTGAATCAATGCAAATACTCACGCGCGCCACTCACTACGCTCAGCTATAAGCAATATGCCATAGTCAAGGGTTTCATAGTTAGTGCAGCTTACACACATTTTTTACTTatgatatttaattaacttttgttatAGAAAATGCTGCAATCGCGCAGTCCCATTTACTTCTTGAACTTCCTCAAATTCTCCAACAAGAAAATGCTGGAGAAATTCCGCGAAGCTTTTCTCTATCGCATACAATACCAGACGCATCGTAATATGCTGGCGGATTTGAAAAAAATACGCAAACTGCGTAAAGagaaaaatatcaaaagccTTGCGCAGTATGTGGAGAAAATCATGGGCGAATATTATGTCACCAAGACCAGGCGCGTCATGTGCTGGAAATTTGAATTCGCCAACGAGGTGTACAATACCTTGGCCCTGGCGCTTTCCGAGCAATATGTTGTGCCCAGACGCACCAAAATAGGACCGCACACGCTGcgtattattttaaaattgcccACGGAGAAGATTCTGGACGTTATGCCATTTGTGTTTGGCGATCGCAGCACTTACCAAGAAGGCGATTTGCCAGATGGAGCATCGTCCAAGAATCGCATGCTCATCGCACGCATGGAAGATCGCATACGATTTGCCAATTGTTCAATTGAAAAGTGTTATCTGTATCATCAGATTGGCAATGTGCATTTAAACCATGGCCGACAGGACGAATGCTGCTTCAATGCGCGACGTGCTATTAAAGGTTTGTTTCCAAATtggtttatattatattatattatccTATAATCTCATCTAACTCATGTATACTATAGCTCATTTGACAAGttctttgacatttttgtaaaaaatggaaaacgAGGTCATTATTGAGTGTGCAAATGTATTGTAacaggagaaggaggcgtggcacgACCCcataaaagatatatatatgcttgaaCCCAGCCTCGACGAGCTTAGCTGATATAAGCCATGTCCAGTCTTTCCGTTCTGTATGAGTGCCATGTCTTCTAGCACAACtacaagagctagagcaaccaaattctGAATgttgctcctatatccagacactacgcttttatttttgtttttttttttttaattttctcgccccgcaaatcgaaaaaaacgatataaggcagtaaaaaaCATCTTTAAAAATCcgaaataaattacaaaaatgcCTAATCATgctttcgaccgattgtgcaaatttcagaacgatcggataaattttgtaaattttgagCTAACGCTTTCTTCAAATTTTTCAGAGTCTCGCAACTGCAATAGCATCATTTGGCGTTTTCTAAGCCAAATACTAATTGTTAAGGCCAACACCATGCAGCATAAATTGGAGCGCACTAAGGAAGCCTTGGATGAGATAAAACCCATGGCCATGGAGTTGAAATCGGCGAATCTAATCAAGTTTATTGAGTTCTGTCTGGTTTGCAATTACGAGGATATGCATCGAAAGTCACAGAGCTTGAGTAGTTCAAGAGCTAGTAAGGCCTCTGGTAATAATATCAtgtaaatttctatttttgcaattttaaattatatgtataaaatccTATAGGATCACCATCGAATTCACGTTCACATTCAAAGCAttcagcagcataaataaattcaattaacaactTTAGCTTATCTTTGTAGCTCAACTATAAACTGAACTTCTTTTGCgcttaaaactttttattgttggctgctatatagatacatatatataacacacgcacacacacatacacacacaaggTAGTCATAAAAATTCTATCAACTCgattaaattataacaagtGGATTTTCATGTTTTTGTGTCGCATTTATGGCTTTTTATTGTGCTAATTTTATGCACGGCGCAGAAACGCGAGAAGCACACGCTGTGGCTTAAGAAAAttttagacacacacacacacacatgcacactggGGTACATAGATAGGCAGCTGTGTGCAGCAATAATACTTGGCACACATTTAGTGGCAGCATTTAGTGGCACATTGCGGCTTGAAGTTCATCCTTGGGAGCAGTGACGGCTCTGCctcttgcttttgttgtgtatttattttttagcgtGGCGTCACACTTGGCAAAGTTTTTGGCCTACCTTGCCACATGAAACCACtcacgacacacacacacacacacacacgcaggcaGTCACCTGGCCTTTTGTCTTATCAAACTTTTGGCGCGCATGTGTTTATGCCACAAATGGCACTtttgcggcagcggcagcgcattttattttttactgccACTTTTCGCCATTTTGctttatcatttttatttatatacgcatgtgtgtgtgtgtttgtttgtttcagcCTACTAGGCAGTTGGGCGTGTCACTTGCCCtggcttaaataataaatacgcCAGCGACAGTCTAAACGAAAATTGGGCACAGTGTAAATGTCCTGGCAAGTTCACCAATTcacaaaatgaattgcaaCTGCATGAAagtaataagtaaataaatattaaaatatgctgcagcaataatatttattaaattaagttaggCTATTTGGGAAAACTCTATTAGGCTTAAGTTTTTTTGTCAAcaataagttttgtttattattgaaaataatttttcgaCGCTGTGTAGCTTAATTAagttcacatttaattttattaaatttacctaaattcattttgattttattttttatttttaataatatttattggcagcattgtattaaattaagttcGCCTATTCTATTCGGATATTTAGGAAAACTCAGTTTCACGTTTTTATTTGTCAACAAtaagttttgtatattattcaaaataatttttcgaGTCCGTGTAGCTTTATAAAattcagttttagttttattacatttagttgttttagttatgttattttttttaagaatattaattgccagcaattgAACGTATATATCTTAATTACTTTCAttcacttaaatttattttgttttgttttatttttaagctcttAGCTTAATGCCAACTAATAAGCCCAGTTAAGGCCTTACCCTTGCTAGCAAGCATTTAAgccataaacatttatatggCCGCCTAGTTCTATTTTATTGTCCTCGGCAAAGGTGCGACAAAGGCAACTAAACTAATGACACTGTATTTATATGACAGCcccaaaagtttataaatatttatggccatcgctattgttgttgttgttgttgttgttgttgttgttacgttGGCTTTACTttcaacaagctgcagctcatttgcctattttaaaattccaaGCAGGCGTAGCTTCATTTTTGACACCCGAcggagcagcgcagcgcagcagctttcAAGCTGCAAACAGTTCGATGTTTCCTTCCCTTTGTGTCCACAGCAGCACGTTGACGCCATTGTCACGCACACACGTACTATATTTTTTACGCGCATATcatattgcacacacacacgcacgcacgcaaaACAAGCAAGGACACCCCTTTGGGGCAGCACAAGGGCTAGGGCTGATGAAGTAAATAGAATCACGTACACTAATTATCATCAGCAGcactcaaaaatatatatatttttattaatttcatcgAGTAGGTAACGCCCCCCACTTTACACGCGCTGATGggtaaaatttttaattgagatCCCAAGCATTACGATAACGTCTGGCACTTGCTCCTCtgtttgcatgcaaattgcatacTTTGGATAGTTCAATGGCATATTGATGATCTGATTA
Protein-coding regions in this window:
- the LOC108595297 gene encoding uncharacterized protein LOC108595297; the encoded protein is MTSIVETKAPNAALGEAVPIWFKIDWSNDVLHQIYRDWGTYYFNRRRETFALHYYNKALELNGYDYMTLYRRSESKRKAAQIEGALQDARDAAALAVKDKGHNVKINQQICDALFELNRFEINKAELHGNLNIFRGVRNKLFDKRIVVVDEVITDVTGEAMSLFFLQNKKIIRRVADIYKAQQFVDKRPLWKILRDQGKCDILSIPDEGEVLLSPLERARRSRAFNVIHQNYLNDSWCDVLFMKQLRKNQSLLLNQCKYSRAPLTTLSYKQYAIVKGFIKMLQSRSPIYFLNFLKFSNKKMLEKFREAFLYRIQYQTHRNMLADLKKIRKLRKEKNIKSLAQYVEKIMGEYYVTKTRRVMCWKFEFANEVYNTLALALSEQYVVPRRTKIGPHTLRIILKLPTEKILDVMPFVFGDRSTYQEGDLPDGASSKNRMLIARMEDRIRFANCSIEKCYLYHQIGNVHLNHGRQDECCFNARRAIKESRNCNSIIWRFLSQILIVKANTMQHKLERTKEALDEIKPMAMELKSANLIKFIEFCLVCNYEDMHRKSQSLSSSRASKASGSPSNSRSHSKHSAA